The following DNA comes from Frankia casuarinae.
TGAGGTGGGCGGTGAGGGTGGTCAGGGTGTGGTCGGTGGCGGTGGTGGCGAGGAGGCGGATGGCGGTGGGTTCGAGGTGGGTGTGGGCGGTGTGGATGTCGGCGAGGGTGGTGTGGCGGTGTTCGAGGACGAGGGCGGTGTAGCGGGCGGCGACGTCGCCGTTGGGGGTGTGGACGCGGGCGCCGCCGTGGGCGCCGCGGCGGACGGAGATGAGGGCTTCGGATTCGAGGACGCGGAAGGCTTCGCGCAGGGTGGGGCGGGAGACGCCGAACTGTTCCATGAGGACGGCTTCGGGGGGTAGGGCGTCGCCTTCTTGGAGTTCGCCGCGGACGATCTGGCGGCGTAGGTGGGCGGCGACGAGTTCGGCGGTCTTGGGGACGCGGACGTGTTGGCCGACGCGGTTGGTGGCTAGCAGGGGGGTGGGTAGGGGGTGGCCGGGGCCGGTGGCGGTGATGCCGCCGATGCCGGGGGTGCCGGTTCGGGTGATTGTCGTGGTGGTGTCCCGGGCGGGGCGCGACTCGCGGTCGTCCGTCTCCCCCGGGCGGGCCAGCCGAACCGGATGCCCGGTCATCAGGCTCGTCGGCGTCTCGGTCGGATGCGTTAACGTCATGATCTCTTGATCCCCCTGATGATCGTGCTGTCCGGAATCTGGTATTCCCCAGACTCCGGACTGCGATGTCGGATGTGTGGCTAGTGGTCTTTGGTGCCGTCTGACTACGAACCGTGCTTACGAAGTCGCATTGTGGCAGCGATGGGGGTGGTCCTCCGGTCCGGGGC
Coding sequences within:
- a CDS encoding FadR/GntR family transcriptional regulator, coding for MTLTHPTETPTSLMTGHPVRLARPGETDDRESRPARDTTTTITRTGTPGIGGITATGPGHPLPTPLLATNRVGQHVRVPKTAELVAAHLRRQIVRGELQEGDALPPEAVLMEQFGVSRPTLREAFRVLESEALISVRRGAHGGARVHTPNGDVAARYTALVLEHRHTTLADIHTAHTHLEPTAIRLLATTATDHTLTTLTAHLTATDHALTTPTPDPTDIHTRHLRFHTLLLDTTTNHTLTMITSMLRHILDATTPDTPTPIPDLPTLRHQHTTHHQLLTHLTQHDPDAAETLWRHHLTTTPHTPHQPTTPLDLLGE